One Streptomyces sp. CNQ-509 DNA window includes the following coding sequences:
- a CDS encoding Arc family DNA-binding protein, with protein sequence MDNEKRISLRLPKDLHERLVEQARTDRRSLNSEIVHLLEITLGPASGDAGSS encoded by the coding sequence GTGGACAATGAGAAGCGGATCTCGCTCCGCCTACCGAAAGACCTGCATGAGCGCCTTGTTGAGCAGGCGCGCACGGACCGGAGATCCCTCAACTCCGAGATCGTCCACCTGCTTGAGATCACGCTCGGCCCCGCGAGTGGAGACGCCGGATCGTCCTGA